Proteins co-encoded in one Cupriavidus nantongensis genomic window:
- a CDS encoding ribbon-helix-helix domain-containing protein, whose product MCEIFIRANPASYQSQSRSLRLHGAATSIRLESLFWEVLEELAQRDGMTVNQLITRLHDELTEHRGSEAVAGNFSSFLRVCCLRYLMLQGEGRIPADRDVPIRSLDPRAVLDNLPESWVEPRPH is encoded by the coding sequence ATGTGTGAGATCTTTATCCGCGCCAATCCGGCGTCTTACCAGAGCCAGTCGCGCTCGCTGCGCCTGCACGGCGCGGCCACCAGCATCCGGCTGGAAAGCCTGTTCTGGGAAGTGCTGGAAGAACTGGCGCAGCGCGACGGCATGACCGTCAACCAGCTGATCACGCGCCTGCATGACGAGCTGACCGAACACCGCGGCAGCGAAGCCGTGGCGGGCAATTTCTCGTCCTTCCTGCGGGTGTGCTGCCTGCGCTACCTGATGCTGCAGGGCGAGGGCCGCATCCCGGCCGATCGCGACGTGCCGATCCGCTCGCTGGATCCGCGCGCGGTGCTCGACAACCTGCCGGAATCCTGGGTCGAGCCGCGGCCGCACTAA
- a CDS encoding DJ-1/PfpI family protein, with protein sequence MAKKILMLVGDYAEDYETMVPFQALQMVGHTVHAICPDKRAGDACATAIHDFEGDQTYSEKRGHNFTLNATFAEIDPAGYDALVIPGGRAPEYLRLNARVLEIVRHFAQAGKPIAAVCHGAQLLAAAGVLEGKTCSAYPACAPEVKLAGGTYAEIAVDQAHTDGNLVTAPAWPAHPAWLAQFLAVLGTRIVH encoded by the coding sequence ATGGCAAAAAAGATTCTGATGCTGGTGGGCGACTACGCCGAAGATTACGAAACCATGGTGCCGTTCCAGGCGCTGCAGATGGTCGGCCATACCGTGCATGCCATCTGTCCCGACAAGCGCGCGGGCGACGCGTGCGCCACCGCGATCCATGATTTCGAGGGCGACCAGACCTACAGCGAGAAGCGCGGCCACAACTTCACCCTCAATGCCACCTTTGCCGAGATCGACCCGGCCGGCTACGACGCGCTGGTCATCCCGGGCGGGCGCGCCCCCGAATACCTGCGCCTGAACGCGCGCGTGCTGGAGATCGTGCGGCACTTCGCCCAGGCCGGCAAGCCGATTGCCGCGGTGTGCCACGGCGCCCAGCTGCTGGCGGCCGCGGGCGTGCTGGAAGGCAAGACCTGCTCCGCCTACCCGGCCTGCGCGCCGGAAGTGAAGCTGGCCGGCGGCACCTATGCCGAGATCGCGGTCGACCAGGCCCACACCGACGGCAACCTCGTCACCGCCCCGGCGTGGCCGGCGCATCCGGCCTGGCTGGCGCAGTTTCTTGCGGTGCTGGGCACGCGGATCGTACATTAG
- a CDS encoding adenine phosphoribosyltransferase has product MADSMIQSPDLGDVTGYLRERIRTVPDWPQPGVMFRDITPLLQDPKTLRVLIDVFVHRYMDAQLDLVAGIDARGFILGAIVAYELNLGFVPIRKKGKLPFQTVAEEYELEYGSATVEIHADACKAGDRVLLVDDLIATGGTMMAGRKLLERLGATVVEGAAIVDLPELGGSKLLHGAGLPLFTVCRFEGH; this is encoded by the coding sequence ATGGCAGATTCCATGATCCAGTCCCCCGATCTCGGCGACGTCACCGGCTACCTGCGCGAGCGCATCCGGACCGTGCCGGACTGGCCCCAGCCCGGCGTGATGTTCCGCGACATCACGCCGCTGCTGCAGGACCCCAAGACCCTGCGCGTGCTGATCGACGTGTTCGTGCACCGCTATATGGACGCGCAGCTGGACCTGGTCGCCGGCATCGATGCGCGCGGCTTTATCCTGGGCGCGATCGTCGCTTACGAGCTGAACCTCGGCTTCGTGCCGATCCGCAAGAAGGGCAAGCTGCCGTTCCAGACCGTGGCCGAGGAATACGAACTGGAATACGGCAGCGCCACGGTCGAGATCCACGCCGACGCCTGCAAGGCCGGCGACCGCGTGCTGCTGGTCGACGACCTGATCGCCACCGGCGGCACCATGATGGCGGGGCGCAAGCTGCTGGAGCGCCTGGGCGCGACCGTGGTCGAGGGCGCCGCCATCGTCGACCTGCCCGAGCTGGGCGGGTCGAAGCTGCTGCACGGCGCCGGGCTGCCGCTGTTCACCGTGTGCAGGTTCGAGGGGCACTGA
- a CDS encoding LysE family translocator: protein MPDLLLFLLTSVAVTVAPGPDNLQVLARGMAQGRRAGLVAALGFSVGCLFHTVIAAVGLAAVLRSSPLAFQLIKYAGAAYLIWIGIQALRAKGGLAQGAEVDAVPLARVFRQSVLGNMLNPKVTLFFLVFLPQFVRADAAHPGLQFLLLGVVFMLQTAVVFSLFGLCAGWLGAWLRRRPATGRWLDRAAGAIFVGLGIKVALP, encoded by the coding sequence ATGCCTGACCTGCTGCTGTTCCTGCTGACCTCCGTCGCCGTTACCGTGGCTCCCGGGCCCGACAACCTGCAGGTGCTGGCGCGCGGCATGGCGCAGGGGCGCCGTGCCGGGCTGGTGGCGGCATTGGGCTTTTCGGTCGGCTGCCTGTTCCATACCGTGATCGCCGCGGTGGGGCTGGCCGCGGTGCTGCGTTCCTCGCCGCTGGCGTTCCAGCTGATCAAGTACGCCGGCGCCGCCTACCTGATCTGGATCGGCATCCAGGCGCTGCGTGCGAAGGGCGGGCTGGCGCAGGGCGCCGAGGTCGATGCGGTGCCGCTGGCGCGCGTATTCCGACAGAGCGTGCTGGGCAACATGCTGAACCCCAAGGTGACGCTGTTCTTCCTGGTGTTCCTGCCGCAGTTCGTGCGCGCCGATGCCGCGCATCCCGGCCTGCAGTTCCTGCTGCTGGGCGTGGTCTTCATGCTGCAGACCGCGGTGGTGTTCTCGCTGTTCGGGCTGTGCGCGGGCTGGCTGGGCGCCTGGCTGCGCCGGCGGCCGGCCACCGGGCGCTGGCTGGACCGCGCAGCCGGGGCCATCTTCGTCGGGCTCGGCATCAAGGTCGCGCTGCCTTGA